The Amycolatopsis sp. DG1A-15b genome window below encodes:
- a CDS encoding HAD-IA family hydrolase, whose translation MVDFAGVLTDPDAGRFYDYLAAARERGVRTALLSNAPGASDEVKNTMSDYFDALVFSGEVGVAKPDPAVYLIAADRLGLPAARCAFVDDSATNIRGAVEAGMVGVHHRSVSETLDELAVLFSAG comes from the coding sequence TTGGTCGATTTCGCCGGAGTTCTCACCGATCCCGACGCCGGCCGGTTCTACGACTACCTGGCGGCCGCACGCGAGCGCGGCGTCCGCACCGCGCTGTTGTCCAACGCCCCCGGGGCGTCGGACGAGGTCAAGAACACGATGTCCGACTACTTCGACGCCCTGGTGTTCTCCGGCGAGGTCGGCGTGGCCAAACCGGACCCGGCGGTCTACCTGATCGCGGCCGACCGGCTCGGGCTGCCCGCCGCGCGCTGCGCGTTCGTCGACGACTCGGCGACGAACATCCGCGGCGCCGTCGAGGCGGGCATGGTCGGGGTGCACCACCGGTCGGTCAGCGAGACGCTGGACGAACTCGCCGTGCTGTTCTCCGCCGGGTGA